One Brassica napus cultivar Da-Ae chromosome C2, Da-Ae, whole genome shotgun sequence DNA window includes the following coding sequences:
- the LOC106380750 gene encoding transmembrane protein 234 homolog has translation MKEDIQKMVAVGLVWGATNALIRRGALAWDKKSSTTESPPLQIPSNFRRKILAALRDWINLLLFWQYSVPFLVNLSASAAFFALLGDSPISIAVPVTNATTFAATAAFGVLLGEETQIGLALVGTSFIVFGIWLCVGH, from the coding sequence ATGAAGGAAGACATACAGAAAATGGTGGCCGTTGGGCTCGTGTGGGGAGCCACCAACGCCCTGATCCGCCGCGGAGCACTCGCCTGGGACAAAAAATCTTCGACAACAGAGTCTCCTCCTCTTCAGATCCCATCCAACTTCCGCCGCAAAATCCTCGCCGCTCTCCGCGACTGGATCAACCTCCTCCTCTTCTGGCAATACTCCGTTCCTTTCCTCGTAAACCTCTCCGCCTCCGCCGCGTTCTTCGCCCTCCTCGGAGACTCCCCGATCTCTATCGCCGTCCCGGTCACCAACGCCACGACCTTCGCGGCAACCGCCGCGTTCGGGGTTCTTTTGGGGGAGGAAACTCAAATCGGACTTGCTTTGGTAGGTACGAGCTTTATTGTATTTGGAATCTGGCTTTGCGTTGGTCATTGA
- the LOC106380751 gene encoding aldehyde oxidase GLOX1 yields MRASTRLIWTVTVLVLAAVSEAVFPLPFNPFLPGSHNRKLGKQGGGRKGGGRRRGGAEAQTNWPGKWELFLPNSGVSAMHAILMPVINQVQFYDATIWRISQIKLPPGVACHVVDPKINKVDCWAHSVLVDINTGVIKPLSLTTDTWCSSGGLTINGTLVSTGGYGGGANTARYLAACPSCVWIEYPQALAAKRWYSTQASLPDGKFFVIGGRDALNYEYIPEEGQNNKKLFDSLLLKQTDDPDENNLYPFVWLNTDGNLFIFANNRSILLNPKSNQVIKEFPQLPGGTRNYPGSGSSALLPIQLYMNNAKVIPADVLVCGGSKQDAYNRAGKKDFEPALKDCARISINSGKPRWKIEMMPTPRVMSDTVILPNGDVILVNGAKRGCSGWGYGKDPAFVPILYKPRVKRGTRFKELAASAIPRMYHSIAIALPDGKVLVGGSNTNDGYRYNVEFPTELRVEKFSPPYLDPALANMRPKIVNNATPKQIKYGKVFKVKVELNQKDVTKENLKAHMLAPSFTTHSISMNMRMLLLGVASVNPSGGNSFEIQAAAPPNGNLAPPGYYLLFAVYKGVPSIGEWIQIV; encoded by the exons atgagagCCTCTACAAGACTCATATGGACAGTAACTGTCCTCGTACTCGCAGCTGTATCAGAAGCCGTCTTTCCTCTACCATTTAATCCCTTCCTACCTGGATCGCACAACCGTAAGCTTGGGAAACAAGGGGGAGGTAGAAAAGGCGGAGGAAGAAGACGAGGCGGCGCAGAAGCTCAGACAAACTGGCCTGGTAAATGGGAGTTATTCTTGCCAAACTCGGGTGTGTCAGCGATGCATGCCATTTTGATGCCAGTCATCAACCAAGTCCAGTTCTATGACGCAACCATCTGGAGAATCTCACAGATTAAGCTGCCTCCAGGTGTAGCATGTCACGTGGTCGACCCCAAGATTAACAAGGTCGATTGTTGGGCTCATTCGGTTCTCGTTGATATCAACACCGGTGTCATTAAGCCTCTATCC CTTACTACTGATACGTGGTGCTCATCGGGAGGTCTGACAATCAACGGGACACTGGTGAGCACTGGAGGATACGGAGGAGGAGCCAACACGGCGAGGTACCTAGCCGCTTGTCCAAGCTGTGTATGGATTGAATACCCTCAAGCCCTAGCTGCAAAGAGATGGTACTCAACGCAAGCCTCACTTCCTGACGGAAAGTTCTTCGTGATTGGAGGACGTGACGCCTTGAACTACGAATACATCCCCGAGGAAGGACAAAACAACAAGAAGCTATTCGACTCGTTGCTCCTAAAACAAACAGACGACCCGGACGAGAACAACCTCTACCCTTTCGTGTGGCTCAACACTGATGGTAACCTCTTCATTTTCGCAAACAACCGTTCCATCCTTTTAAACCCCAAATCAAACCAAGTCATCAAAGAGTTCCCTCAGCTCCCGGGTGGTACCCGTAACTACCCCGGGTCAGGCTCCTCGGCGCTCCTCCCCATCCAACTTTACATGAACAACGCCAAAGTCATCCCAGCTGATGTCCTCGTCTGCGGCGGTTCCAAACAAGACGCGTATAACCGTGCGGGTAAAAAGGACTTTGAACCAGCATTGAAGGATTGCGCAAGGATAAGCATCAACAGCGGTAAGCCGCGGTGGAAGATCGAGATGATGCCTACGCCACGAGTCATGAGCGACACCGTCATCCTCCCTAACGGAGACGTGATACTAGTCAACGGAGCTAAACGTGGATGTTCGGGCTGGGGGTACGGCAAGGACCCTGCCTTTGTTCCCATCTTGTACAAGCCTCGTGTTAAACGCGGCACGCGTTTCAAGGAGCTCGCCGCCTCTGCCATCCCACGTATGTACCACTCCATCGCCATCGCTCTACCTGATGGTAAAGTTCTTGTCGGCGGCAGCAACACCAACGATGGCTACAGGTACAACGTCGAGTTCCCGACGGAGCTTCGCGTTGAGAAATTCTCCCCGCCTTACCTCGACCCGGCTCTAGCCAACATGAGGCCGAAGATAGTCAACAACGCGACGCCGAAACAGATCAAATACGGGAAAGTCTTTAAGGTGAAGGTCGAGCTTAACCAAAAGGACGTGACCAAGGAGAATCTCAAGGCTCACATGTTAGCACCTTCCTTTACAACGCATAGTATCtcgatgaacatgaggatgctCCTCTTGGGTGTGGCTAGTGTCAACCCTTCTGGTGGCAACTCTTTTGAAATCCAAGCCGCCGCACCACCCAATGGAAACCTAGCACCACCGGGTTACTATCTTTTATTTGCCGTCTACAAAGGTGTCCCCAGCATTGGTGAATGGATTCAGATCGTCTAA
- the LOC106380748 gene encoding uncharacterized protein LOC106380748, which translates to MKISLFLLSFLILLPLSLQDPSPKAPTQAHAELTHHGFPIGLLPLSVKDYYINKTSGDFSLFLHGTCKITLPPDNYLATYSNKVTGRITKGQIAELRGIRVRAFFQWWSITGIRSSGDNLVFEVGVVTAKYPSKNFDESLDCEGKRSSS; encoded by the coding sequence ATGAAAAtatctctcttccttctctctttCCTCATCCTCTTACCTCTCTCCCTACAAGATCCAAGCCCCAAAGCACCGACTCAAGCTCACGCGGAGCTCACTCATCACGGTTTCCCGATTGGTCTCCTCCCTCTATCCGTCAAGGACTACTACATCAACAAAACCTCCGGCGACTTCTCCCTCTTCCTCCACGGCACATGCAAAATCACGCTTCCTCCCGACAACTACCTAGCCACTTACTCAAACAAGGTAACGGGTCGGATCACCAAGGGTCAGATCGCGGAGCTCCGTGGGATTCGGGTCAGGGCGTTTTTCCAGTGGTGGTCCATCACCGGGATTCGATCCTCCGGTGATAACCTCGTCTTCGAGGTCGGCGTCGTTACCGCTAAATACCCTTCGAAGAATTTCGACGAGAGTCTTGATTGTGAAGGGAAACGGTCTTCTTCTTGA
- the LOC106380747 gene encoding probable sulfate transporter 3.5 has translation MESERTNSSTPKGRGVNFSSPRSFFLKFSCKCKETFFPDDPFKPISQEPNGLMKTKKTLQYFVPIFEWLPKYNLQKLRYDVLAGITITSLAVPQGISYANLAGIPPIIGLYSSFVPPFVYAVLGSSHTLAVGTVAACSLLIAETFGEELLKTDPNLYLHLIFTSAFVTGVFQFALGFFRLGMLVDFLSHSTITGFMGGTAIIILLQQLKGVFGIVHFTHKTDVVSVLHSVFSHREEWKWQSALAGVCFLIFLQSTRYIKKIKPKLFWVSAMGPMVVVLVGCLVAYLVKGTEHGIKTVGPLKKGLNPPSIQYLTFDAKYLPLVLKAGIVTGLIALAEGIAIGRSFAVMKNEQTDGNKEMIAFGLMNIIGSFTSCYLTTGPFSKTAVNYNAGTKTPMSNIVMGFCMMLVLLFLAPVFSYTPLVALAAIIMSAMLGLIDYEEMYHLFKVDKFDFLVCMSAFFGVSFISMDYGLIISVGFSVLRALLYVARPSTCKLGRIPNSVMFRDIEQYPGAEEMLGYVILQMGSPIFFANSTYVRERILRWIRDEPEGVEFLLLDLSGVSSVDMTGMETLLEVRRILVSKGIKMVIINPRFEVLEKMMLSHFVEKIGKEYVFLSIDDAVQACRFNLSTTAKPEP, from the exons ATGGAGAGTGAAAGAACAAACTCCTCGACACCAAAGGGTCGAGGAGTAAACTTCTCATCCCCGAGAAgcttttttcttaaatttagtTGTAAATGTAAGGAAACTTTCTTTCCTGATGATCCGTTTAAACCAATATCACAAGAGCCAAATGGtttgatgaaaacaaaaaagacaTTGCAGTATTTTGTTCCAATCTTTGAGTGGCTCCCAAAGTACAATCTTCAAAAGCTAAGGTATGATGTGCTTGCGGGAATAACCATCACCAGCCTTGCCGTTCCTCAGGGTATCAGTTATGCTAATCTCGCCGGTATCCCTCCCATCATTGGCCTAT ATTCAAGCTTTGTGCCGCCATTTGTGTACGCCGTGTTAGGAAGTTCACACACTCTCGCGGTGGGTACAGTCGCAGCATGCTCTTTGCTTATCGCTGAGACATTCGGGGAGGAACTGTTGAAAACGGATCCCAACCTTTACCTTCATTTGATCTTCACATCCGCTTTCGTCACCGGTGTATTCCAATTTGCTTTGGGATTCTTCag GTTGGGGATGTTGGTGGATTTCTTGTCACACTCGACCATAACAGGCTTCATGGGAGGGACAGCTATCATTATTCTCCTCCAACAACTAAAGGGCGTCTTTGGCATAGTCCATTTTACGCACAAAACCGACGTCGTTTCAGTTCTCCACTCAGTCTTCAGCCACCGTGAAGAG TGGAAATGGCAAAGTGCACTTGCTGGGGTCTGCTTTCTTATTTTCCTCCAATCTACTCGATACATC AAGAAGATAAAACCAAAGCTATTTTGGGTGTCAGCAATGGGTCCAATGGTGGTCGTCCTTGTGGGTTGCCTAGTTGCTTATTTGGTGAAGGGAACAGAACACGGGATCAAAACT GTTGGGCCTTTAAAGAAAGGACTAAACCCCCCTTCTATTCAATATTTGACCTTCGATGCCAAGTATCTGCCGCTGGTTTTGAAGGCCGGAATCGTTACTGGGCTCATCGCTTTGgct GAAGGGATTGCGATCGGAAGAAGCTTTGCTGTAATGAAGAACGAACAAACGGACGGTAACAAAGAGATGATAGCATTTGGTCTTATGAACATAATCGGCTCCTTTACGTCTTGCTATTTGACAACcg GGCCATTTTCAAAAACAGCAGTGAACTACAACGCGGGGACAAAGACACCAATGTCTAACATAGTGATGGGCTTTTGCATGATGCTCGTGCTTCTCTTCCTAGCGCCTGTATTCAGCTACACACCACTAGTTGCTCTCGCGGCCATCATTATGTCAGCCATGTTGGGCCTCATCGACTACGAGGAGATGTACCACCTCTTCAAAGTTGACAAGTTTGATTTCCTCGTCTGCATGTCTGCTTTCTTCGGCGTCTCCTTCATTAGCATGGACTACGGTCTCATCATTTCCGTTGGATTCTCCGTCCTAAGAGCGTTGTTGTACGTTGCACGGCCCTCGACTTGTAAGTTGGGAAGAATACCAAACTCGGTTATGTTTCGAGACATAGAACAGTACCCTGGTGCTGAGGAGATGCTTGGTTATGTCATTCTTCAAATGGGTTCTCCTATCTTCTTTGCCAACAGTACTTACGTCCGTGAAAGGATTTTGAGGTGGATTCGTGATGAACCTGAAGGCGTTGAGTTTCTTCTGCTTGATCTCTCTG GGGTTTCAAGCGTTGACATGACTGGGATGGAAACACTACTCGAAGTGCGGAGAATACTTGTATCAAAAGGCATCAAG ATGGTGATAATTAACCCAAGATTTGAAGTCTTGGAAAAGATGATGTTATCACATTTTGTAGAGAAGATAGGAAAAGAGTATGTGTTCCTATCCATTGACGATGCGGTTCAAGCGTGCAGATTTAATCTTTCCACCACCGCCAAACCCGAACCCTGA